In Desulfuromonas acetexigens, the genomic stretch TGCACTCTTCCAGGCTCATACCGGGGCGATAGGAGCCGACCCCGAAGCTGAGGGTGACGGCTATGGGCTTTTCTTCCCAGACCGTCACTAGGTCCGCCACCGCCAGGCGCAGCTTTTCCGCCGCCGACAGCGCCGCCTCCTCGTCGGTATTGGCCAGCATCAGCAGAAACTCCTCCCCCCCCCAGCGGCCGCAGACATCCTCGGCGCGGCTCGATTTCGCCAGCACGGCGGCGACGCGCTTGAGCACCTGATCCCCCGCCGGATGGCCGAAGGTATCGTTGACCAGCTTGAAGTGATCGATGTCGGCGAGCAGAAAGGAAAAGACGCCGCCATGCCGCTCCACCCGGGCGCTCTCGGCCTTGAAGCGGTTCATCAGTTCGCGGCGGTTGGCCAAGCCGGTCAGGGGATCGGTCTGAGCGGCGCTGTGCAGATCATCTTCCAGGCGCAGACGGCGCGCGCATTCCAGCAGGGTCCGTTGCAGGTGCAGGCCGTCGACCGGCTTGGTGACATACTTGTCGACACCGATGTTGATCGAATTCTTGAGATATTCGATCTGCTCGAAGGCGGTCAGCAGGATGATCGGGATTTTCCGGTCGACGGCGCGGATCTCCCGGGCCATCTCCAACCCGTCCCGAACGGGCATGAGGATATCGGTGAGGATCATGTGCGGCGCCTGGTCATGGTAAATCGCCAGCCCCTCCTCGCCGTCGCAGGCAACCAGCAGCTTGCCGACCAGTCGCGAAAGAAACCGGACGAACTGCGCCCGCACCTCCTCCTCATCCTCCACATACAGGAGAGTGAGCCCCTTCAAAAATGCTTGATCCTTTTCATCGATAGTCGTCATGGCTGCTCCGCGAGCGGCAGGGCCACGGAAAATTCGCACCCGCCTTCGATATTACGGACAGAGATGATCCCGTGCATATTGCGCTCGATGATCGTCTTGGACATATAAAGGCCGATGCCGGTCCCCATGCTCTTGGTGGAAAAATAAGGGTCGAAAATCTTGTCGATAATCTTTTCCGGCACGCCGCCGCCGTTGTCGCGCACCCGCGCCACCCCCTGCCCCTGCTCGACGGCAAGGCTGACGACCACCTGCCCGGAGTCCGGACGGCGTTGCAGAATGGCATCCTTGGCGTTGCCGAGCAGGTTCAGCAACACCTGGGAATATTCGTTGGGAAAGCCCTTGACCAGGCAATCCTCCTCGTCCTCGACGGCAAGGGCGATGTTGTTGGCCTTGAAACCCGACTCCACCAAGGCGATTGCCTGGCGGATCTGGCTGAGAGCGGAGAAGGTCGTCAGCACCTTGTCGGGGCTGAAGAAGTCGCGGAAATCGTTGATGGTGGTCGACATCTTCTGGATCAGGCGATGGGCGGTGGCGGCCGATTCTTCCAGATAGTCGTCGCTGAGGTCCCCGTCCCGCCAAGCGAACTGCAGATTGGTGATGAGCATGGCCAGGGCGTTCAAGGGCTGCCGCCACTGGTGGGCGATGTTGCCGATCATTTCGCCCATGGCCGCCTGCCGCCCCTGGCTGATGAGCACCTGATCCTTCTGCCGCAGCTCGGCGACGGACTTTTCCACCTGATCGCAGAGGGAGCGATTGAGCATTTCCAGCTGCTCCTGCTTTTCTCTCAGCTCCTCTTGCGTGAGAATACGCTGGTTGATCTCCTGCTTGAGCATGGCGCTCTTGGTCTGGAGTTCTTCTTCGATCATTTTACGCCGGGTGATGTCGGCGTGGGTGCCGGCGGCGCGCAGCGGCTTGCCGGCGGCGTCCCATACGACGATCTTGCCCCGGTCGAGAATCCATTTCCACTCCCCCTCCTTGGTTTGCACCCGGTATTCGGCCTCGATGTAGGGAGCGTGTCCCTCCAGATGGGCCTGAATTTTTTCCATAGCCTCGGGCATGTCCTCGGGATGCACCAGCCGCTCCCAGGACTCGCCGTACGGTTCGAGTTCTTCATGGGTATAGCCGAGCATCGCCGCCCAATGGCGGCTGAA encodes the following:
- a CDS encoding GGDEF domain-containing protein, with the protein product MTTIDEKDQAFLKGLTLLYVEDEEEVRAQFVRFLSRLVGKLLVACDGEEGLAIYHDQAPHMILTDILMPVRDGLEMAREIRAVDRKIPIILLTAFEQIEYLKNSINIGVDKYVTKPVDGLHLQRTLLECARRLRLEDDLHSAAQTDPLTGLANRRELMNRFKAESARVERHGGVFSFLLADIDHFKLVNDTFGHPAGDQVLKRVAAVLAKSSRAEDVCGRWGGEEFLLMLANTDEEAALSAAEKLRLAVADLVTVWEEKPIAVTLSFGVGSYRPGMSLEECITAVDKALYRAKANGRNRSEAADAAPGD